In one window of Miscanthus floridulus cultivar M001 chromosome 12, ASM1932011v1, whole genome shotgun sequence DNA:
- the LOC136498432 gene encoding brassinosteroid-responsive RING protein 1-like, with product MHAAPVMTFPLVCYCNAVPRPVAALFKLLHAVALVFVLVLCFLGLYEFPYDPEDHAPVINGPAHRPRGDAPRPEAVKQRLPLVEFLELAVASSPSSGAAEPTCRVCLERLEATDEVRRLGNCTHAFHTRCIDRWIDLGEVTCPLCRSHLLPRRRAGLLGMGMARLG from the coding sequence ATGCACGCCGCGCCGGTCATGACCTTCCCGCTGGTCTGCTACTGCAACGCGGTGCCGCGCCCCGTGGCCGCGCTGTTCAAGCTCCTCCACGCCGTGGCGCTGGTGTTTGTGCTGGTGCTCTGCTTCCTCGGCCTCTACGAGTTCCCCTACGACCCCGAGGACCACGCGCCGGTCATCAACGGCCCGGCCCACCGCCCACGCGGGGACGCCCCGAGGCCGGAGGCGGTGAAGCAGCGGCTCCCGCTCGTCGAGTTCCTGGAGCTGGCGGTGGCTTCGTCGCCGTCGTCGGGGGCGGCGGAGCCGACGTGCCGGGTGTGCCTGGAGAGGCTGGAGGCGACGGACGAGGTGCGGCGGCTGGGCAACTGCACCCACGCGTTCCACACGCGCTGCATCGACCGCTGGATCGACCTGGGCGAGGTGACGTGCCCGCTGTGCCGCTCCCACCTGCTGCCGCGTCGGCGCGCCGGCCTACTTGGCATGGGTATGGCACGGCTCGGCTAG
- the LOC136498200 gene encoding RING-H2 finger protein ATL56-like yields the protein MQRQCSTTRLHARSGVGDTLPPTAMLPMSNPTSFDHSYELPLRRNLLLLLDVLGLIRFIAGVLLDRLGVASWLGEVDLPGQPWGGEHTSDATLERFLEARLWETGTRSLTATRYRRRRVAQPADDKMAAEGDAEDAAAVCAICLAGLESGDLETVVELCSCSHAFHAACIDAWVGSGDDAATCPLCRARMWDDDGQSLSRARPGDRAKRTDIWTYTVSWLSIVNNAGAPAHSSCSVRRLPDSERDRFGRGVLHALS from the exons ATGCAGCGGCAGTGCAGCACCACGCGGCTGCACGCTCGATCAGGCGTCGGTGATACGCTACCGCCTACCGCCATGTTGCCGATGAGCAACCCCACCAGCTTCGATCACAGCTACGAGCTCCCTCTGCGGCGAAACCTCCTACTTCTGCTCGACGTCCTCGGCCTCATCCGCTTCATCGCCGGGGTGCTCCTGGACCGCCTCGGCGTCGCGTCGTGGCTGGGCGAGGTGGATCTGCCAGGACAGCCTTGGGGCGGAGAGCATACCAGCGATGCCACTTTGGAACGCTTCCTGGAGGCGAGGTTGTGGGAGACCGGGACGCGGTCGCTCACGGCAACGCGGTACAGGCGGCGGCGGGTTGCGCAGCCAGCGGACGACAAGATGGCCGCAGAAGGCGACGCCGAGGACGCGGCGGCCGTTTGCGCGATTTGCTTGGCGGGGCTGGAGTCTGGAGATCTCGAGACGGTCGTGGAGCTGTGCAGCTGCTCGCACGCGTTCCACGCCGCGTGCATCGATGCTTGGGTCGGCAGTGGCGACGATGCGGCAACCTGCCCGCTGTGCCGCGCGCGCATGTGGGACGACGACGGGCAGAGTTTGTCCCGCGCTCGCCCCGGTGACCGAG cgaagcgaacggataTATGGACGTACACGGTTAGTTGGTTATCCATCGTCAACAACGCCGGTGCACCTGCACACTCGAGCTGCTCGGTGCGACGGCTACCAGACTCGGAAAGAGACCG CTTTGGACGCGGGGTGTTACATGCCCTCTCCTAG
- the LOC136496037 gene encoding uncharacterized protein — translation MAVPNYTYLKLKMTGPNGVITVESTYDHAYDCDVEYIEYAEALMEAETLIVNLDRLGDEAPDSKRRARTFEPTETVKLVPVDPTGSNDRALRISATLNSK, via the coding sequence atggcggtccccaactacacctacctcaagctcaagatgacgGGTCCCAACGGCGTTATCACGGTCGAGTCCACATATGATCATGCATACGATTGCGATGTCGAAtacatcgagtacgccgaggctctcatggaAGCCGAGACCCTCATTGTCAACCTTGATCGGCTTGGTgacgaggcgcctgactccaagcgtcgtgctaggactttcgagcccacggaaaccgtcaagctcgtcccggtcgaccccaccggctccaatgaccgggcgctgaggatcagcgccaccctcaatAGCAAATAG
- the LOC136496038 gene encoding calcium-transporting ATPase 5, plasma membrane-type-like — MAPVSAGASRPSLDSDAPSTLCRGCWVAPAVGRSAFAIEPIGLTARFPNARASGVSASAPGRAIASPEASSPPPPGDVGPFADALGAVPLTSERWSRGPRPASLSSSSLEESVNDAISDYKQSLQFQNLNEEKQNIRLEVVRGGRRITVSIYDLVVGDVVPLKIGDQVPADGILVSGHSLSIDESSMTGESKIVHKDQKSPFLMSGCKVADGYGTMLVTAVGINTEWGLLMASISEDSGEATPLQVRLNGVSTFIGMVGLSVALAVLVVLLARYFTGHTYNPDGSVQYVKGKMGVGQTIRRIFTVAFLSHHLEV, encoded by the exons atggCCCCCGTGTCCGCTGGTGCCAGCCGGCCCTCACTGGACTCCgacgccccctcgaccctctgcaGAGGCTGTTGGGTCGCCCCCGCCGTCGGCCGTTCCGCCTTCGCCATCGAGCCCATCGGGCTAACGGCGCGCTTCCCCAACGCCCGTGcatcgggcgtgtcggcctcggccccagggcgggcgatcgccagccctgaggcgtcctctcctcctcctcctggagatGTCGGGCCGTTCGCCGACGCCCTGGGCGCCGTCCCCCTGACGTCAGAGAGATGGTCCAGAGGACCCCGCCCCGcctcgctctcgtcgtcatcgctcgaagaatccgttAACGACG CTATCAGCGACTACAAGCAATCACTGCAATTCCAAAATCTGAATGAAGAAAAACAGAACATTCGTTTGGAG GTTGTTAGAGGTGGAAGGCGAATCACGGTATCAATATATGATTTGGTTGTTGGAGATGTTGTCCCACTCAAAATTGGTGACCAG GTCCCCGCAGATGGTATACTTGTCAGTGGCCACTCCCTTTCCATAGATGAATCAAGCATGACGGGAGAAAGTAAAATT GTACATAAAGATCAGAAGTCACCATTTCTAATGTCAGGTTGCAAAGTTGCCGATGGCTATGGCACAATGCTG GTAACTGCTGTTGGAATCAACACTGAATGGGGATTGCTAATGGCAAGCATATCTGAAGATTCGGGTGAAGCGACACCACTTCAG GTTCGTTTGAATGGTGTCTCTACTTTCATTGGAATGGTTGGACTTTCTGTTGCCCTTGCAGTTCTGGTTGTACTGTTGGCCAG GTACTTCACTGGGCATACTTATAATCCTGACGGATCTGTGCAATATGTGAAAGGGAAGATGGGTGTAGGCCAGACGATACGTAGAATATTCACAGTGGCT TTTTTGTCTCACCATCTTGAGGTGTAA
- the LOC136496039 gene encoding uncharacterized protein, with the protein MKQAGEEAPTPHEAEALEPGEAEAPSIAEATEGEAEALRTSEVEVADAGAPRTTEAEVAEAGAPRTTEAEAAEAGLGAAEPVAQDAEMEVGQASVPPPVQDPPPSQESVREVEVHSISSDDTSRGKEVADAEAASTTEQPAPTSGEGSSALVRELEARSLGKSMFLRRERDV; encoded by the exons atgaagcaagcaggggaggaggcgcctacgccCCACGAGGCCGAGGCCCTCGAGCCAGGTGAAGCCGAGGCACCTTCgatcgctgaggccaccgagggcgaggccgaggcccttaGGACCTCCGAGGTCGAGGTGGCGGACGCCGGGgctcccaggaccaccgaggccgaggtggcagaggctggagctcccaggaccaccgaggccgaggcggcGGAGGCCGGCTTGGGCGCGGCGGAGCCGGTGGCCCAAGATGCGGAGATGGAGGTGGGGCAAGCTTCAGTACCGCCCCCGGTCCAAGACCCGCCGCCGTCGCAGGAGAGCGtccgggaggtggaggttcattcaatctcctccgacgatacttcccgggggaaggaggtggcggacgccGAGGCAGCCAGCACCACGGAGCAACCGGCTCCgacctctggcgagggaagctcggccctcgtccgg gagcttgaggcccggtcccttgggaagtcgatgttcctccggcgggagagggacgtctag